A single region of the Kineosporiaceae bacterium SCSIO 59966 genome encodes:
- the trpD gene encoding anthranilate phosphoribosyltransferase, translating into MRSWPQLIADLLAGHDLAAADTAWAMEQVMTERATPAQLAGFLVALRAKGETVAELDGLASAMLEHAVPIDVPGPLVDVVGTGGDRAHTVNISTMATLVVAGTGRTVVKHGNRAASSACGSADVLEALGVRLDLPPARVQEVATEVGITFCFAQVFHPSFRHAAVPRRELGVPTAFNFLGPLTNPARPQACAVGVADLRMAPLMAGVLAARGTSALVFRGEDGLDELTPTAPTRVWEVTSGTVREQLVDPVDLGVPRASVEDLRGADARHNADVARRVLDGERGPVRDAVLLNAAAALVAAGVGQGDLTERLRAGLAEAERSVDDGAARAVLDRWVAATQ; encoded by the coding sequence GTGCGCAGCTGGCCTCAGCTGATCGCTGACCTGCTGGCCGGGCACGACCTCGCGGCGGCGGACACCGCCTGGGCCATGGAGCAGGTGATGACCGAGCGGGCCACGCCGGCCCAGCTCGCGGGGTTCCTCGTCGCGCTCCGCGCCAAGGGGGAGACGGTCGCGGAGCTCGACGGGCTCGCCTCGGCCATGCTCGAGCACGCCGTCCCCATCGACGTCCCCGGTCCGCTCGTCGACGTCGTCGGTACCGGCGGCGACCGCGCTCACACGGTGAACATCTCGACGATGGCCACGCTCGTGGTCGCCGGCACCGGACGCACCGTCGTCAAGCACGGAAACCGGGCTGCGTCGTCCGCCTGCGGGTCGGCTGACGTCCTGGAGGCCCTCGGCGTCCGGCTGGACCTGCCGCCTGCCCGGGTGCAGGAGGTCGCCACCGAGGTCGGCATCACGTTCTGCTTCGCGCAGGTCTTCCACCCGTCGTTCCGGCACGCGGCAGTGCCTCGGCGTGAGCTCGGGGTGCCGACCGCCTTCAACTTTCTCGGGCCGCTGACGAACCCGGCGCGACCCCAGGCCTGCGCGGTCGGGGTGGCGGACCTGCGGATGGCGCCGCTCATGGCCGGGGTGCTCGCCGCGCGGGGCACGTCGGCTCTGGTCTTTCGGGGAGAGGACGGGCTCGACGAGCTGACACCGACCGCCCCCACCAGGGTGTGGGAGGTGACCAGCGGCACCGTCCGCGAGCAGCTCGTCGACCCGGTCGACCTCGGCGTGCCCCGAGCGAGCGTGGAGGACCTGCGCGGCGCGGACGCTCGGCACAACGCGGACGTCGCCCGCCGGGTCCTGGACGGCGAACGCGGCCCGGTGCGGGACGCCGTGCTGCTCAACGCCGCCGCGGCGCTGGTGGCCGCCGGGGTTGGTCAGGGCGACCTGACGGAGCGGCTCCGGGCCGGCCTGGCCGAGGCAGAGCGATCCGTGGACGACGGCGCCGCCCGCGCCGTCCTCGACCGCTGGGTCGCCGCCACGCAGTAA
- a CDS encoding response regulator transcription factor — translation MDSFPGDGPPAREQPLRVLLYSDDIDTRNAVQLAVGRRPARDLPPVEWFECATAPAVIERMDAGLVDVAVLDGEAAPTGGMGLCRQLKNEIYRCPPILVLTGRPQDAWLAAWSLADAAVPHPLDPFDLTEALVGLARTRLGGVRAG, via the coding sequence GTGGACAGCTTCCCCGGCGACGGACCCCCGGCACGCGAGCAGCCGCTGCGCGTCCTGCTCTACAGCGACGACATCGACACCCGCAACGCGGTGCAGTTGGCCGTCGGCCGTCGGCCGGCCCGGGACCTGCCGCCGGTGGAGTGGTTCGAGTGCGCCACGGCACCCGCCGTCATCGAACGGATGGACGCCGGCCTCGTGGACGTCGCCGTCCTGGACGGCGAGGCGGCCCCGACCGGTGGGATGGGCCTGTGCCGGCAGCTCAAGAACGAGATCTACCGCTGTCCCCCCATTCTCGTCCTCACTGGGCGTCCCCAGGACGCGTGGCTCGCGGCCTGGTCGCTCGCGGACGCCGCGGTGCCGCACCCGCTGGACCCGTTCGACCTCACCGAGGCGCTGGTCGGGCTGGCTCGCACCCGCCTCGGCGGCGTCCGGGCCGGCTGA
- a CDS encoding heme-copper oxidase subunit III gives MTPVSTATTAHAAAPVTVNRPNTVAVGTIVWLSSELMFFAGLFAMYFTIRAVEPGLWVSEPEKLNLPFSTVNTLVLVASSFTCQMGVFAAERFQPQRTGGLLDVRRWGMVEWYVLTFLMGSVFIAGQVYEYAVLVTEGVTIASSPYGSVFYLTTGFHGLHVLGGLIAFLMIIGRAFAVRRFGHREATSAIVTSYYWHFVDVVWIGLFIIIYVIQ, from the coding sequence ATGACGCCCGTGTCGACAGCAACCACGGCGCACGCCGCTGCTCCGGTAACCGTCAACCGGCCCAACACGGTCGCGGTCGGGACCATCGTGTGGCTGTCCAGCGAGCTGATGTTCTTCGCTGGGCTGTTCGCGATGTACTTCACGATCCGGGCCGTCGAGCCGGGGCTGTGGGTGAGCGAGCCGGAGAAGCTGAACCTGCCGTTCTCCACGGTCAACACCCTCGTCCTCGTGGCGAGCTCGTTCACCTGCCAGATGGGGGTGTTCGCGGCCGAGCGGTTCCAGCCGCAGCGCACCGGTGGCCTGCTGGACGTCCGCCGCTGGGGCATGGTCGAGTGGTACGTCCTGACCTTCCTCATGGGGTCGGTGTTCATCGCCGGCCAGGTCTACGAGTACGCCGTGCTCGTCACCGAGGGGGTGACGATCGCGAGCAGCCCCTACGGCTCCGTCTTCTACCTGACCACGGGCTTCCACGGGTTGCACGTGCTCGGCGGCCTCATCGCCTTCCTGATGATCATCGGGCGGGCGTTCGCCGTCCGGCGGTTCGGTCATCGCGAAGCCACCAGCGCGATCGTGACCTCGTACTACTGGCACTTCGTCGACGTGGTCTGGATCGGCCTGTTCATCATCATCTACGTCATCCAGTAG
- a CDS encoding c-type cytochrome, which translates to MTALAARRRHPLATVVLLLLALLVTGAAYATVAPREATASTTAGADDVEAGQELFLANCATCHGTQAEGTRNGPSLIGVGAAAVHFQVGTGRMPLQKTDVQAPRRGPGEFSEDEIRQLAAYVASLGPGPAIPDDEYVQPLDDPDRIAEGYELFRVNCAMCHNVVGAGGALTRGKYAPALMDVEPVHIYEAMQTGPQAMPVFNDANITPDEKQSIISYLKNVEERSPAGGWSLGSLGPVSEGLFVWVGLLGLLIGAAVWLGAKSS; encoded by the coding sequence GTGACAGCACTCGCCGCCCGCCGGCGCCACCCGCTCGCCACGGTGGTGCTGCTCCTCCTGGCCCTCCTGGTGACCGGCGCCGCCTACGCGACCGTCGCCCCGCGGGAGGCGACCGCGAGCACCACGGCCGGCGCCGACGACGTCGAGGCCGGCCAGGAGCTGTTCCTAGCGAACTGCGCGACCTGCCACGGCACCCAGGCCGAGGGCACCCGTAACGGCCCGAGCCTCATCGGGGTGGGCGCGGCCGCCGTCCACTTCCAGGTCGGCACCGGGCGGATGCCGCTGCAGAAGACCGACGTCCAGGCCCCGCGCCGTGGTCCCGGCGAGTTCAGCGAGGACGAGATCCGCCAGCTGGCGGCCTACGTCGCCTCCCTGGGCCCCGGGCCCGCCATCCCGGACGACGAGTACGTCCAGCCGCTCGACGACCCCGACCGGATCGCCGAGGGCTACGAGCTGTTCCGGGTCAACTGCGCGATGTGCCACAACGTCGTCGGTGCCGGCGGCGCCCTGACCCGTGGCAAGTACGCCCCGGCGCTCATGGACGTCGAGCCCGTGCACATCTACGAGGCCATGCAGACCGGGCCGCAGGCGATGCCGGTGTTCAACGACGCGAACATCACCCCCGACGAGAAGCAGAGCATCATCAGCTACCTCAAGAACGTCGAGGAGCGCTCCCCCGCCGGCGGCTGGTCGCTCGGATCGCTCGGACCGGTCAGCGAGGGCCTCTTCGTCTGGGTGGGCCTGCTCGGCCTGCTCATCGGCGCCGCGGTGTGGCTGGGGGCGAAGTCCTCGTGA
- a CDS encoding ubiquinol-cytochrome c reductase iron-sulfur subunit: MSSEQEPGTDVATRTDAPERFENPGLPAHRHRLADTDPRAAKRAERQVALLFGLSALGSILLIVTYFAVPLDGTFATLFKSNLGLGLGLGLAMFGIGVGAIHWAKTLMPDTERIEMRHPMRGSDEDREAAAEILALGAQESGLGRRALLRNSLIGAAALAPLPALLLLGDLGPLPQDKLAHTFWERGKRLARDPSGTPIKASEVTRGSVYHVMPEGIEDAEHPLEEKAKAAVLLIRLDPQDVEPMPGREGWDVDGIYAYSKICTHVGCPVALYEQTTHHLLCPCHQSTFDVEQHCKVIFGPAKRPLPQLPISVDDEGYLVAQSDFHEPVGPSFWERG; encoded by the coding sequence ATGAGCAGCGAGCAGGAGCCCGGCACGGACGTCGCCACACGCACCGACGCGCCCGAGCGCTTCGAGAACCCCGGCCTGCCGGCCCACCGGCACCGGTTGGCGGACACCGACCCACGGGCCGCGAAGCGCGCCGAACGCCAGGTCGCCCTGCTGTTCGGCCTGTCCGCGCTCGGCAGCATCCTGCTCATCGTCACGTACTTCGCCGTCCCCCTGGACGGCACCTTCGCCACCCTGTTCAAGTCCAACCTCGGACTCGGTCTGGGCCTCGGCCTGGCGATGTTCGGGATCGGAGTCGGCGCCATCCACTGGGCCAAGACGCTGATGCCGGACACCGAGCGGATCGAGATGCGTCACCCGATGCGGGGCAGCGACGAGGACCGCGAGGCTGCCGCCGAGATCCTGGCCCTGGGGGCGCAGGAGTCCGGCCTGGGCCGTCGGGCACTGCTGCGCAACTCGCTCATCGGGGCCGCAGCGCTCGCCCCGCTGCCGGCCCTCCTGCTGCTCGGCGACCTGGGTCCGTTGCCCCAGGACAAGCTGGCGCACACGTTCTGGGAGCGCGGCAAGCGGCTCGCCCGGGACCCGTCCGGGACCCCGATCAAGGCCTCGGAGGTCACCCGCGGGTCGGTCTACCACGTCATGCCTGAAGGCATCGAGGACGCCGAGCACCCGCTCGAGGAGAAAGCGAAAGCCGCCGTCCTGCTCATCCGGCTCGATCCCCAGGACGTCGAGCCGATGCCCGGGCGGGAAGGCTGGGACGTCGACGGCATCTACGCGTACTCGAAGATCTGCACGCACGTCGGCTGCCCGGTCGCCCTCTACGAGCAGACCACGCACCACCTGCTCTGCCCCTGCCACCAGTCGACCTTCGACGTCGAGCAGCACTGCAAGGTGATCTTCGGTCCGGCGAAGCGGCCGTTGCCACAGCTACCCATCAGCGTGGACGACGAGGGGTACCTCGTCGCGCAGAGCGACTTCCACGAACCTGTCGGCCCGAGCTTCTGGGAGCGCGGATGA
- a CDS encoding cytochrome c oxidase subunit 4: protein MKIETLVFGMGVFFFTPVAVIYGLLSSWEPVGTAALALTAGMSGLVGAYLWLTGRRIGERPEDNPQGEIADVSGEYGEFSPWSWWPLPLALSGAIIFAGLAVGWWLVLIGIGFSAIALVGWVYEYYRGAHAH from the coding sequence GTGAAGATCGAGACACTGGTCTTCGGCATGGGGGTGTTCTTCTTCACCCCAGTGGCCGTGATCTACGGCCTGCTGTCGAGTTGGGAGCCGGTGGGCACGGCAGCCCTGGCGCTGACCGCGGGGATGTCCGGCCTCGTCGGCGCCTACCTGTGGCTCACCGGCCGCAGGATCGGTGAGAGACCGGAGGACAACCCCCAGGGCGAGATCGCGGACGTGTCCGGCGAGTACGGCGAGTTCAGCCCGTGGTCGTGGTGGCCGCTGCCACTGGCCCTCAGCGGCGCCATCATCTTCGCCGGGCTCGCCGTCGGCTGGTGGCTGGTCCTCATCGGCATCGGGTTCAGCGCGATCGCCCTCGTCGGCTGGGTCTACGAGTACTACCGCGGGGCGCACGCCCACTAG
- the ctaD gene encoding cytochrome c oxidase subunit I, with protein sequence MTQYEEAAATTGTSAEPVRTLDPPERRGNVVVRWMTSTDHKTIGYLYLITSFAWFCIGGVMALVIRAELWQPGLEVVQSKEQYNQLFTMHGTIMLLLFATPLFAGFANVIMPLQIGSPDVAFPRLNMFAYWLYLFGGLIVAAGFFTPGGAASFGWFAYAPLSNATFSPGVGGDLWVFGLALAGFGTILGAVNFITTIITMRAPGMTMFRMPIFTWNTLLTSVLVLMAFPVLAAALFALGSDRRLGSQVFNPENGGAILWQHMFWFFGHPEVYIIALPFFGIISEVLPVFSRKPIFGYKGLVFATIAIAGLSVTVWAHHMYTTGAVLLPFFAFMSMLIAIPTGVKFFNWIGTMWKGSLTFETPMLWSLGFLVTFLFGGLTGVILASPPLDFQVSDTYFVVAHFHYTVFGTVVFAMFAGFYFWWPKFTGTMLDERLGKIHFWMLFFGFHITFLIQHWLGVVGMPRRYPDYLASDGFTWMNQVSTLGSFLLGASMLPFFWNVYVSWRSAPRVTTDDPWGFGRSLEWATSSPPPRHNFVSIPRIRSESPAFDLHHPEVGADNLAQPDSALANAVGPADMGDKK encoded by the coding sequence ATGACGCAGTACGAGGAGGCAGCTGCGACCACCGGCACGAGCGCCGAGCCCGTCCGGACGCTGGACCCGCCGGAGCGGCGGGGCAACGTCGTCGTCCGGTGGATGACGTCCACGGACCACAAGACCATCGGCTACCTGTACCTGATCACGTCCTTCGCGTGGTTCTGCATCGGCGGGGTGATGGCCCTGGTGATCCGGGCTGAGCTCTGGCAGCCCGGCCTGGAGGTCGTGCAGAGCAAGGAGCAGTACAACCAGCTGTTCACGATGCACGGCACGATCATGCTGCTGCTGTTCGCGACCCCGTTGTTCGCCGGCTTCGCGAACGTGATCATGCCGTTGCAGATCGGCTCGCCGGACGTCGCGTTCCCGCGGCTCAACATGTTCGCCTACTGGCTGTACCTGTTCGGTGGGCTCATCGTCGCGGCAGGGTTCTTCACCCCCGGTGGAGCGGCGAGCTTCGGCTGGTTCGCCTATGCGCCGTTGTCGAACGCCACCTTCTCACCGGGGGTCGGGGGCGACCTGTGGGTCTTCGGCCTCGCGCTCGCCGGATTCGGAACCATCCTCGGTGCGGTCAACTTCATCACGACCATCATCACGATGCGCGCCCCGGGCATGACGATGTTCCGGATGCCGATCTTCACCTGGAACACCCTGCTCACGTCGGTGCTCGTCCTCATGGCGTTCCCGGTGCTGGCGGCCGCCCTGTTCGCCCTCGGCTCCGACCGTCGGCTCGGTTCCCAGGTGTTCAACCCCGAGAACGGCGGCGCCATCCTGTGGCAGCACATGTTCTGGTTCTTCGGGCACCCCGAGGTCTACATCATCGCGCTGCCGTTCTTTGGCATCATCTCCGAGGTCCTCCCGGTGTTCAGCCGCAAGCCGATCTTCGGCTACAAGGGCCTCGTCTTCGCGACGATCGCGATCGCCGGTCTGTCCGTGACGGTCTGGGCGCACCACATGTACACCACCGGCGCCGTCCTCCTGCCGTTCTTCGCGTTCATGTCCATGCTCATCGCGATCCCGACCGGGGTGAAGTTCTTCAACTGGATCGGCACGATGTGGAAGGGGTCGTTGACGTTCGAGACGCCGATGTTGTGGTCCCTCGGCTTTCTCGTCACCTTCCTGTTCGGCGGCCTGACCGGTGTCATCCTCGCCAGTCCGCCGCTGGACTTCCAGGTCTCGGACACGTACTTCGTCGTGGCGCACTTCCACTACACGGTCTTCGGCACCGTGGTGTTCGCGATGTTCGCCGGCTTCTACTTCTGGTGGCCGAAGTTCACCGGCACGATGCTCGACGAGCGTCTCGGCAAGATCCACTTCTGGATGCTGTTCTTCGGCTTCCATATCACGTTCCTCATCCAGCACTGGCTCGGCGTGGTCGGCATGCCGCGCCGGTACCCGGACTACCTCGCCAGCGACGGCTTCACCTGGATGAACCAGGTCTCCACGCTCGGGTCGTTCCTCCTCGGCGCCTCGATGCTGCCGTTCTTCTGGAACGTGTACGTCAGCTGGCGCAGTGCCCCGCGGGTCACCACCGACGACCCCTGGGGCTTCGGCCGGTCCCTGGAGTGGGCGACGTCCTCCCCGCCGCCGCGGCACAACTTCGTGTCGATCCCCCGGATCCGTTCGGAGTCCCCGGCCTTCGACCTGCACCACCCGGAGGTGGGTGCGGACAACCTGGCGCAGCCCGACTCCGCGCTCGCCAACGCGGTTGGCCCGGCCGACATGGGAGACAAGAAGTGA